CAGTTTGTTTTCTTATTTAAACAACGATGGTAGTGTTTCACTCTAGATGATATAACAGTTTGTTTTCTTATTTAAACAACGATGGTGGTGTTTCACTCTAGATGATATAACAGTTTGTTTTCTTATTTAAACAACGATGGTGGTGTTTCACTCTAGATGATATAACAGTTTGTTTTCTTATTTAAACAACGATGGTGGTGTTTCACTCTAGATGATATAACAGTTTGTTTTCTTATGTAAACAACGATGGTGGTGTTTCACTCTAGATGATATAACAGTTTGTTTTCTTATGTAAACAACGATGGTGGTGTTTCACTCTAGATGATATAACAGTTTGTTTTCTTATTTAAACAACGCTGGTGGTGTTTCACTCTAGATGATATAACAGTGTTTTCTTATTTAAACAACGATGGTAGTGTTTCACTCTAGATGTTATAACAGTTTGTTTTCTTATTTAAACAACGATGGTGGTGTTTCACTCTAGATGATATAACAGTTTGTTTTCTTATTTAAACAACGATGGTAGTGTTTCACTCTAGATGATATAACAGTTTGTTTTCTTATTTAAACAACGATGGTGGTGTTTCACTCTAGATGATATAACAGTTTGTTTTCTTATTTAAACAACGATGGTGGTGTTTCACTCTAGATGATATAACAGTTTGTTTTCTTATTTAAACAACGATGGTGGTGTTTCACTCTAGATGATATAACAGTTTGTTTTCTTATGTAAACAACGATGGTGGTGTTTCACTCTAGATGATATAACAGTTTGTTTTCATTTATAAACAATGCATTTTGGTTGCTGTGTCCCGTGACATCAACACATGATCACCACCACATGCAGTAACAACACATATCCAGTATGGGAAACTGCTTGGTCATGTGGGTGACCTATGCTCCTACGGCATAGAAGGGTTGAAGACAAGTAAAGTGTGGGTTATCGTTGTGTTTCTGAGCACCCACCCACCTGCCGGTCAACCTATTCAGGCTTCCCCGTCGATCAACATGCAATTTTAGCATTTAATTTGTTCTCGACCAAttactactcttcctggggttcaaacaggaaacaaaacaacaagtaaaatatataaaatacatCATAGgcataatataatatacataacactaccTAACACTACATAACACCACAGAAAACTACATCATCTCCTGCCTCTGCCTCACGCTTCAGAGATGGCTCCGGCCCTATAAGCCGTTCCTGCTGGAACAAGCCAAGGATTCGGTCAAGGTCACCCACctatataatacaatacataatacaacgTTACAATACAAGATATATAGAATGGCTGTGTCTGTTCACAGTCTCCGTTGTGCCATAAGATGTTATTTTATCTGGTTTCTGAACCTGTTTTTATTGCTTGAGTTCCTTGGGTGGAAGAgacttccatgtagtcatgtctctaatACTGAGCATTTCCCAGCCTCTTGTTCTGAACCTGTTTTTATTGCTTGAGTTCCCTGGGTGGAAGAgacttccatgtagtcatgtctctaatACTGAGCATTTCCCAGCCTCTTGTTCTGGACCTGTTTTTATTGCTTGAGTTCCCTGGGTGGCAGAgacttccatgtagtcatgtctctaatACTGAGCATTTCCCAGCCTCTTGTTCTGAACCTGTTTTTATTGCTTGAGTTCCCTGGGTGGAAGAgacttccatgtagtcatgtctctaatACTGAGCATTTCCCAGCCTCTTGTTCTGAACCTGTTTTTATTGCTTGAGTTCCCTGGGTGGAAGAgacttccatgtagtcatgtctctaatACTGAGCATTTCCCAGCCTCTTGTTCTGAACCTGTTTTTATTGCTTGAGTTCCCTGGGTGGCAGAgacttccatgtagtcatgtctctaatACTGAGCTTTTCCCAGCCtcttgttctggacctggggactgtgaagagaccctcTGATTGCATATCTTGTGTTGTACCGATGAGTGTCTGAACTGTGTGAGCCAACTGCATAAACAGAGAGTTCTGTACCTTCAACACATCAATACCtcacacaaagaccaatagtgatgaGGTCAACACATCAACACCTCACACAAATACCAATAGTGATGAGTTCAACATATCAGCACCtcacacaaagaccaatagtgatgaggtcaacacatcaatacctcacacaaagaccaatagtgatgaGGTCAACACAtcacacaaagaccaatagtgatgagatcaacacctcaacacctcacacaaagaccaatagtgatgcagtcaacacctcaacacctcacacaaagaccaatagtgatgaggtcaacacctcacacaaagaccaatagtgatgaGGTCAACACATCACCACCtcacacaaagaccaatagtgatgaggtcaacacctcaacacctcacacaaagaccaatagtgatgcagtcaacacctcaacacctcacacaaagaccaatagtgatgaGGTCAACACATCAccaaagaccaatagtgatgaGGTCAACACATCAccaaagaccaatagtgatgaggtcaacacctcaacacctcacacaaagaccaatagtgatgcagtcaatacctcacacaaagaccaatagtgatgcagtcaaCACATCAATACCCCAATACCtcacacaaagaccaatagtgatgaGAACAACACATCAACACCTCACACAAATGCATGTCATTGACCCCTCTACTTTGAGcagggagagattgacatgcatgtcattgacCCCTCTACTTAGAGCctggagagattgacatgcaggTCATTGACCCCTCTACTTTGAGCcgggagagattgacatgcatgttattGACATTCTTCCTCCGTGTACATCTAAGTGCACtgcgttctgctctgttctggaccAACTGCAATTGACCTATGTCCTTCTACATGACCACacaactgggcagtagtccaggtgctacAAAatcagggcctgtaggacctgtctggtcAACCGAGATGTCATGAAAACAGAGCGACGTCTTCTCATggcctgtttccattgatcatccttgagatgtttctccaaCTTGGATTGGATTCCACCTGTCTTAAATtctatttattggacatgatttgaaaaggcacacacctgtctatataacacacctgtctatataacacacctgtctatataacacacctgtctatataaaggtcacacagttgacagtgaatgtcagaacaaaaactaggtcacgaggtcgaaggaattgtccgtagagctcagagacaggattgtgtcgaggcacagatctggggaagggtacaccaaaacatttctgcagcattgaaggtccccaagaacacagtggcctccatcattctgcagcattgaaggtccccaagaacacagtggcctccatcattctgcagcattgaaggtccccaagaacacagtggcctccatcattctgcagcattgaaggtccccaagaacacagtggcctccatcattctgcagcattgaaggtccccaagaacacaatggcctccattattctgcagcattgaaggtccccaagaacacagtggcctccattattctaaaatgaaagAAGGTcagaaccaccaagaatcttgtttctaaaaaccctatttttgctttgtcattatgggatattgtgatgtcattatggggtattgtgatgtcattatggggtattgtgtgtagattgatgagggtattgtgatgtcattatggggtattgtgtgtagattgatgagggtatTGTAGTGATTCCTACGTCGAAGATGTGAAAAATATTTATTGATCTGACGAACAACCTGACGACGCACTTGGAGCATTTCTATCTTTCCTGTATATTCTATAACCACGTTTAGCTACTGCTGCATCAAAGGACCTGTATATTCTATAACCACGTTTAGCTACTGCTGCATCGAAGGACCTGTATATTCTATAACCACGTTTAGCTACTGCTGCATCAAAGGACCTGTATATTCTATAACCACGTTTAGCTACCGCTGCGTCAAAGGACCTATATATTCTATAACCCCGTTTAGCTACCGCTGCGTCAAAGGACTTATCTAAGTGTGTTTCAGAGATGGCCAGAATATGAATGTGTTGTGATGTTAATTGCTAacttcatggaccttgtttctcaggctactaataataatataataataatatatgccatttagcagacgcttttatccaaagcgacttacagtcatgtgtgcatacattctacgtatgggtggtcccggggatcgaacccactaccctggcgttacaagcgccatgctctaccaactgagctacagaaggaccacaagggAAGGCTACATttgttaatatgggctatttgtAGTCCATTTCTgagttgcttgattgtttttaatgatCCGAGGTAGACATGTCCACGACATTTACTTTTGACTCAATGCTACTGAGTGGCCTGCCCACAGTGGGCTTCTTCCCAAGGCGGACGGTTTTCAGTACAAACAGTGGAATTCAATTCTATGTGCATATATGATTATTGCTGACGATCCCCTCTGACGACATACGGCGTCGtggtacctacacacacacacacaaaacaaccaAGACAATTGACAAGCAGGCTGAAGTGCTTTCGACCATGTGGTAGATAGAAGGTGTGTCTCTACCTGCGAGCCGTTTCATCCAGGCCCCCTCGTCGATCCCCAGGTTATTATAGATAATCTTCAGGATGTTGCCCAGTAGACTATTCATGTGGTCTGAGGTGAGGTGAGTACAGCAGCTGGCTGCAGTCTCTGGAGGGTTGTTCTCTGGGCCGTGCTCCCACCAGTGAGACATGTAGCTGCATAGCATGGGCAGCACCACCtggggagaaggacagggggaggaatGCTCATGTTAAATGTTGAAGTAATGGTTGTCTTTTCAATCTTGTTCTTATCTCTTGTAAGCTCAGGGATCAGGGATCCAGACCACCATTTTCCCCTAGTGTCACGGGGGCCACCGACGTTTTCAGTTGGTGGCACCAGCCCATGATTTGGtgtctcctgttaataaaccaccaggTGAACCACCAGGTGAACCACCAGGTgaaccaccagtctcctgttaataaaccaccaggtgaaccaccagtctcctgttaataaaccaccaggTGAACCACCAGGTgaaccaccagtctcctgttaataaaccaccaggtgaaccaccagtctcctgttaataaaccaccaggTGAACCaccaggtgaatgcaccaatttgtaagtcgctctggataagagcgtctgctaaatgacttaaatgttaaatgtttaataaaccaccagtctcctgttaataaaccaccagtctcctgttaataaaccaccagtctcctgttaataaaccaccagtctcctgttaataaaccaccagtctcctgttaataaaccaccagtctcctgttaataaaccaccagtctcctgttaataaaccaccagtctcctgttaataaaccaccagtctcctgttaataaaccaccagtctcctgttaataaaccaccagtctcctgttaataaaccaccagtctcctgttaataaaccaccagtctcctgttaataaaccaccagtctcctggtaataaaaccagtccagtctaaaccaccagtctcctgttaataaaccaccagtctcctattaataaaccaccagtctcctgttaataaaccaccagtctcctgttaataaaccaccagtctcctgttaataaaccaccagtctcctgttaataaaccaccagtctcctgttaataaaccaccagtctcctgttaataaaccaccagtctcctgttaataaaccaccagtctcctgttaataaaccaccagtctcctgttaataaaccaccagtctcctgttaataaaccaccagtctcctgttaataaaccaccagtctcctggtaataaaccaccagtctcctggtaataaaccaccagtctcctgttaataaaccaccagtctcctgttaataaaccaccagtctcctgttaataaaccaccagtctcctgttaataaaccaccagtctcctgttaataaaccaccagtctcctggtaataaaccaccagtctcctgttaataaaccaccagtctcctgttaataaaccaccagtctcctattaataaaccaccagtctcctgttaataaaccaccagtctcctgttaataaaccaccagtctcctgttaataaaccaccagtctcctgttaataaaccaccagtctcctgttaataaaccaccagtctcctgttaataaaccaccagtctcctgttaataaaccaccagtctcctgttaataaaccaccagtctcctgttaataaaccaccagtctcctgttaataaaccaccagtctcctgttaataaaccaccagtctcctgGTAATAaaccagtctcctgttaataaaccaccagtctcctgttaataaacaataaaccaccagtctcctgttaataaaccaccagtctcctgttaataaaccaccagtctcctgttaataaaccaccagtctcctattaataaaccaccagtctcctgttaataaaccaccagtctcctgttaataaaccagtctcctgttaataaaccaccagtctcctgGTAATAAACCATTCTCCTGGTAATAAACCAGTCTCTACCTCCATAACGTGAGGCATCTGCGTATAGTGCAGGCCGGACTCAGCCAGATCCATGATCTCCTCCAGAGACTTCTCCAGGGACGGGATGACTGGACACATCTCTCCGACCTGGAAGGGCAGATCTAGAGCTGGGGAAGcattgggggagagaggagagagggggaaggggagagggaggaggaagagagagggtggagggagagagagagagggtgtggagggagagagagagggtgtggagagagagagggggggtggagggagagagagggtgaatggggagagggagagagagagagagagggaaggggagagagggatgagggagagagagggtggagggagagagagggtggagggagagagagggtagatggagaaagagagagggtggagggagagagagggtggagggagagagagagggggaaatagagagagggaggaaaagagaggtagagagagataaagaaagagagagtggagggagggagagagaatgtaagatagggtggagggagaaagagggggaaggaagggagagagagagagagagagagagggaaaggagagagggtggaggggggagagagaaagggggaaatagaaagagggaggaaaagagaggtagagagagataaagaaagaaagaaagaaagaaagaaagaaagaaagagagaaggtagagggagagagagggtggagggagagagggtggagggagagaaggagtaagagacagagagataaaaggTGATAGTCATTCCTCAATTCAGTTTGCAACATTTATGCCaagcttctctctatctctccatccaaaCCGATCCTGTCTGATTCTAAAACACCTGAAGGACATTTATGCCaagcttctctctatctctccatccaaaCCGATCCTGTCTTTGATTCTAAAACACCTGAAGGACAGTTTGCAACAGTACCTGTTCTGTCCCGGGAGCCCTTGGTAATGTAGATGGAGTAGTTGTTGAACTGGTTGAGCTCTGGTTCCAGGAAGGCCACAGGGAACGCCCCCGAGAACGCTGCAAGACATTCACCTAGGGCTGGGCGCTGcctgcaggaggaagaggaggagggaggaggaggaaggaggaagaggaggaaggggcaggaggaggaggaggtagggggaggaatgaggaagaggaggaaggggaggagggagggggaggaagaaggaagaggtGAAAGGGGTGGAGAAGGAtgaggtagggggaggaggaggaggtagggggaggaggaggaggtagggggaggaagcagaggaaggggcaggaggagaaggaggaggaagagaaggaggaggaggaaggggcaggaggagaaggaggaggaagagaaggaggaggaggaagggggaggataaggaggaggtaggggaggaagaaagaagaggaatacggaggaggtagggggaggaggaaggaaaaggaggagaaggaggaggtaggggaggaggaggaggaaggggaagagaaggcGGAGGTAGGAGGAAGCGGAGgaaggggcaggaggaggaggtaggtggaggaaggaggaagaggaggaaggggaaggaagaggaggaggtagggggaggaaggaggaagaggaggaaggggaggaggaggagggggtagggggaggaaggaggaagaggaggaaggggcaggaggaggagggggtagggggaggaaggaggaagaggaggaaggggcaggaagaggaggaggtagggggaggaaggaggaagaagaggaaggggcaggaggaggaggaggaggtaggggaggaggtggtagggggaggaaggaggaagaggaggaaggggcaggaagaggaggagatagggggaggaagaggaggaaggggcaggaggaggaggaggaggaggaggaggaggaggaggaggtaggggggagggaggaggaggaggaggaggaggaggaggaggaggaggaggaggaggaggaggaggaggaggaggaggaggaggaggaggaggaggaggaggaggaaaagtgAGGGACAGCTCATGTTCAGGAAGACACTCCTTCTCCAGAATAACTGGTTTAACTAACCCAGTCACATCCTTTACTAGACTTAATGCAATATTAAAATGAGCCACAGAACATATTATGGTTGTTGTAAATGTATGACATGTGGTGTCAACATAGTCTGTAGAAGGTTCTAGACAGGACACTTTTAGAGTGTCATTATCTATCATACTTCCAGTGTCAATCAAAGTAGGGATTTTGAGAAAACGTgaaaaaacattaaaaaatgaCCTCAGCATATTTCAAGTCGTGAATACATGTTGTTTGACATGGTAGCATGTTGTTTGACATGGTAGCATGTTGTTTGACATGCTAGCATGTTGTTTGACATTCTAGCATGTTGTTTGACATGGTAGCATGTTGTTTGACATGCTAGCATGTTGTTTGACATGGTAGCATGTTGTTTGACATGCTAGCATGTTGTTTGACATTCTAGCATGTTGTTTGACATGGTAGCATGTTGTTTGACATGCTAGCATGTTGTTTGACATGCTAGCATGTTGTTTGACATGCTAGCATGTTGTTTGACATGCTAGCATGTTGTTTGACATGCTAGCCTGGAAAAACATAATTTGTGAGATCTTGGTCCATGGATACCGTATATCAAGTGTTGTACAGATCGGTCATTCAGAGCCAGAGGAGTAAAGCATTTGAAGTGTTTTTCACTCAATTCTAAATGGAGGACCTTAAAGTAACACCCCAGAGGAAATAGCCACCACTATTTTGATGTAATTTCCTGTTCAAGACAGGAAATGCATATTTAGGTTCCACCTCAGAAGAATGATGAAGGCtacttatatacagtaccagtcaacagtttggacacacctactcattccagggtttatctttatttttactattttcaacattgtagaataagacaGAATAAGACAtcgaactatgaaataacacatatggaatcatgtagtaaaccaaaaaagtgttaaaactgCAGGATCAGTGTCCCGTCCACGGtggagctaacgtaggctaatgtgattagcatgaggttgagctaacgtaggctaatgtgattagcatgaggttgagctaacgtaggctaatgtgataagcatgaggttgagctaacgtaggctaatgtgataagcatgaggttgagctaacgtaggctaatgtgattagcatgaggttgagctaacgtaggctaatgtgataagcatgaggttgagctaacgtaggctaatgtgataagcatgaggttgagctaacgtaggctaatgtgataagcatgaggttgagctaacgtaggctaatgcgattagcatgaggttgagctaacgtaggctaatgtgattagcatgaggttgagctaacgtaggctaatgtgataagcatgaggttgagctaacgtaggctaatgcgataagcatgaggttgagctaacgtaggctaatgcgataagcatgaggttgagctaacgtaggctaatgcgattagcatgaggttgagctaacgtaggcatgagcatgaggttgagctaacgtaggctaatgcgattagcatgaggttgagctaacgtaggctaatgcgataagcatgaggttgagctaacgtaggctaatgcgattagcatgaggttgagttaatgtaggctaatgcgattagcatgaggttgtaagtaacaaga
This is a stretch of genomic DNA from Oncorhynchus gorbuscha isolate QuinsamMale2020 ecotype Even-year unplaced genomic scaffold, OgorEven_v1.0 Un_scaffold_4803, whole genome shotgun sequence. It encodes these proteins:
- the LOC124028757 gene encoding ryanodine receptor 2-like, which gives rise to MNSMQRPALGECLAAFSGAFPVAFLEPELNQFNNYSIYITKGSRDRTALDLPFQVGEMCPVIPSLEKSLEEIMDLAESGLHYTQMPHVMEVVLPMLCSYMSHWWEHGPENNPPETAASCCTHLTSDHMNSLLGNILKIIYNNLGIDEGAWMKRLAVFSQPIIGKAKGGLLKTHFLPLMEKLRKKAATVLQDEEQMKAEGRGEMSEAELLILDEFTILIRDLY